In the genome of Deltaproteobacteria bacterium, one region contains:
- a CDS encoding TAXI family TRAP transporter solute-binding subunit, which translates to MFSKKWIVFLVVIVIVVAALVVWWLYPKPEKKVVKKEPASLVIATATTGGTYYPMGVGMASLWSIRLAKKHGIMVQAITSAGSGENVNMLKGKEVDLAILQGLFGKMAWKGIGIYKGKPNKELRTITMLWPNVEHFVIFKDKVKTGTVTDIKGLRFSIGRAGSGTERSGLTIMEGLGMKREDVKAEYLGYFESAKAMKDKKIEGANLCAGPPVAAVTDVFATPGMKAVILEFTDKQLKRINKKTAYPGYRYIIPANTYPGQTKEVRTIAQPNFLGVRADVDTEVIYLLTKTLMENPDYMKQVHKMGAFITLKNALSGLPAPLHPGAYKYYKEKGLKIPKNLIPPK; encoded by the coding sequence ATGTTTTCCAAAAAATGGATAGTGTTTTTAGTTGTAATTGTAATAGTGGTTGCTGCCCTTGTAGTGTGGTGGTTGTATCCAAAACCCGAGAAGAAGGTCGTGAAGAAGGAACCGGCCTCCCTAGTCATCGCTACGGCCACCACTGGTGGGACATACTACCCCATGGGTGTCGGCATGGCCTCACTCTGGAGCATCAGGCTGGCAAAGAAGCATGGGATTATGGTCCAGGCCATCACCTCTGCTGGCTCAGGAGAAAACGTCAACATGCTCAAGGGCAAGGAGGTGGACCTGGCCATCCTGCAAGGGCTCTTCGGGAAGATGGCCTGGAAAGGCATCGGGATCTACAAGGGAAAACCCAATAAGGAGTTGCGCACCATCACCATGCTCTGGCCCAATGTGGAGCACTTCGTGATCTTTAAGGATAAGGTGAAAACGGGGACCGTTACTGACATCAAGGGGCTCAGGTTCTCTATCGGCAGAGCTGGAAGCGGCACAGAGAGGTCCGGGCTGACCATCATGGAGGGGCTCGGGATGAAGAGGGAGGATGTCAAGGCCGAATATCTGGGATATTTTGAGTCGGCCAAGGCCATGAAGGACAAAAAGATCGAGGGGGCCAACCTATGTGCAGGCCCTCCGGTGGCCGCCGTCACTGACGTCTTCGCCACCCCGGGGATGAAGGCGGTGATCTTGGAGTTTACTGACAAGCAACTGAAGAGAATCAACAAGAAGACCGCCTATCCTGGTTATCGCTACATCATCCCTGCCAACACCTACCCAGGGCAGACCAAAGAAGTACGCACCATCGCCCAGCCCAATTTCCTCGGTGTAAGGGCGGATGTGGACACGGAGGTGATCTACCTCCTCACCAAGACCCTCATGGAGAACCCCGATTATATGAAGCAGGTCCACAAGATGGGGGCCTTCATAACATTAAAGAATGCCCTCAGTGGTCTGCCCGCCCCCCTGCATCCAGGGGCCTATAAATATTATAAGGAGAAGGGATTGAAGATCCCCAAGAACTTGATCCCACCTAAATAA
- a CDS encoding MoxR family ATPase, with protein sequence MHKVYKRIEALHGNIGRVIKGKPEAITLAITTLLARGHLLIEDVPGVGKTILAQGLAMSINSSFQRIQFTSDLLPSDILGVPVYNPHKGTFEFKPGPIFANIVLVDEINRTSPKTQSSLLEAMNEFQISVDGQTYPLPQPFVVVATQNPLEYQGTYPLPESQLDRFMTRTRMGYPPLKEEKEILSHPRIEEEIKELQPVMSSEEVIEIQKMVDGIRVREEILNYLMGIVTASRNSDLLRLGVSPRGALFLLRAAKAKALMEGRDYCIPDDVKSLALAILAHRTIPASGYGIDSQREETENILLEILDQVPVPL encoded by the coding sequence ATGCATAAGGTCTACAAAAGGATCGAGGCCCTGCACGGGAACATAGGTCGGGTGATAAAAGGCAAACCCGAGGCCATCACCCTCGCCATCACCACCCTTCTGGCCAGGGGCCACCTCCTCATCGAGGACGTACCAGGGGTGGGGAAGACGATCTTGGCCCAGGGTTTGGCCATGTCCATTAATTCCTCTTTCCAACGGATCCAGTTCACCAGCGATCTTCTCCCATCGGACATCCTGGGTGTTCCTGTCTACAATCCCCACAAAGGCACCTTCGAGTTCAAACCAGGTCCCATCTTCGCCAACATCGTCCTGGTAGATGAGATAAACCGAACTTCCCCCAAGACCCAAAGCTCCCTGCTGGAGGCGATGAACGAATTTCAGATCTCTGTGGATGGTCAGACCTATCCACTGCCTCAGCCCTTCGTGGTGGTGGCCACCCAAAACCCCTTGGAATATCAAGGTACCTACCCGCTACCCGAGTCACAACTGGACCGCTTCATGACGAGGACCCGTATGGGCTACCCCCCCTTAAAAGAGGAAAAGGAGATCCTCTCTCACCCCAGGATAGAAGAAGAAATAAAGGAACTTCAGCCGGTGATGTCAAGTGAAGAAGTGATCGAGATACAAAAGATGGTGGACGGAATAAGGGTGAGGGAGGAGATCCTCAACTACCTCATGGGCATAGTGACAGCCAGCAGGAACTCAGATCTTCTACGTCTGGGGGTGAGCCCCAGAGGTGCCCTCTTCCTCCTGCGGGCTGCCAAGGCCAAGGCCCTTATGGAGGGGAGGGATTATTGTATCCCTGATGACGTGAAATCCCTGGCGCTGGCCATCCTTGCTCATAGAACTATCCCTGCATCTGGATATGGGATAGACAGTCAGAGGGAGGAGACGGAAAATATCCTCCTTGAGATCCTGGATCAGGTCCCCGTCCCCCTGTAA